One genomic window of Bacillus mycoides includes the following:
- the walK gene encoding cell wall metabolism sensor histidine kinase WalK has protein sequence MKKVGFFQSIHLKFVLIYMLLILIAMQVIGVYFVRELEKSLVKGFQDSLTQQTNLLSYNLKQEFVKERPKTESVDKAINDSIQKFASDRKRDIQEVSVIDSTKKLMAISDASKQNKVGRTSADTAVQRVMVQKKPESKIEKDGHTGHRVQVMITPILKEPGGDVLGVIHIVASMEDVYKQMKDINQIFATGTVIALLVTAVLGILLAQTITRPISDMRRQAIEMAKGNYSRKVKVHSHDEIGQLALSFNNLSKKLQQARSSTESERRKLSSVLSHMTDGVIATDRKGDIILLNDPAEKMLNVSRETALDQSVLEVLGIQEEFTLDHLYEEPDSVLLDFSTRNEPYILRASFSVIQKETGKANGLIAVLYDVTEQERIEQERREFVANVSHELRTPLTTMRSYLEALTDGAWQDPNIAPQFLTVTQEETERMIRLVNALLQLSKLDSTEHRLMKEWVDFTDFFNNVIDRFEMSKEQNVSFKRSFSKKSRFIDMDTDKITQVLYNIISNALKYSPEGGTVTYRLRDRGELLEISVSDQGMGIPKENVDKIFERFYRVDKARSRQMGGTGLGLAIAKEMIEAHGGSIWAKSEEGKGTTIYFTLPMATDEEDDWE, from the coding sequence ATGAAGAAAGTTGGTTTTTTTCAATCTATTCATTTAAAATTTGTGCTCATATATATGCTGTTAATATTAATAGCAATGCAAGTAATTGGTGTATATTTCGTCAGGGAATTAGAAAAAAGCCTTGTAAAAGGCTTTCAAGATTCCTTAACGCAGCAAACAAACTTACTTTCTTATAACTTGAAGCAAGAGTTTGTAAAAGAACGTCCTAAAACAGAATCAGTAGATAAAGCTATTAATGATTCGATTCAAAAATTTGCATCAGATCGTAAGAGAGATATTCAAGAAGTAAGTGTAATTGATTCTACTAAAAAATTAATGGCAATTTCAGACGCGTCTAAGCAAAATAAGGTAGGACGAACGTCAGCAGATACGGCTGTACAACGGGTAATGGTACAAAAGAAACCAGAGTCAAAGATTGAAAAAGATGGACATACAGGTCATCGAGTTCAAGTTATGATTACCCCTATTCTAAAAGAGCCGGGCGGAGATGTACTTGGCGTCATTCATATCGTTGCATCTATGGAAGATGTGTATAAACAAATGAAGGACATCAACCAAATTTTTGCAACGGGGACAGTAATTGCTTTATTAGTAACAGCTGTACTTGGAATTTTATTGGCTCAAACAATTACGAGACCAATTTCAGATATGCGAAGACAAGCAATTGAAATGGCGAAAGGGAATTATTCGCGAAAAGTAAAGGTGCATAGTCACGATGAGATTGGACAATTAGCATTATCTTTTAACAATTTATCTAAAAAATTACAACAAGCTCGTTCCTCCACAGAAAGTGAAAGACGAAAATTATCATCCGTTTTATCACATATGACAGATGGAGTAATTGCTACTGATCGAAAAGGGGATATCATTTTATTAAATGATCCTGCGGAAAAGATGTTAAATGTTTCGCGTGAAACGGCGCTAGATCAATCAGTGTTAGAAGTGTTAGGAATACAAGAAGAATTTACACTTGATCATTTATATGAAGAACCTGATTCAGTTTTATTAGATTTTAGTACGAGAAATGAACCATATATTTTACGTGCTAGTTTCTCTGTTATTCAAAAAGAAACAGGGAAGGCAAATGGTTTAATTGCTGTATTATATGATGTAACAGAGCAGGAGCGGATAGAACAAGAGCGCCGTGAGTTTGTTGCGAACGTATCTCATGAGTTAAGAACGCCGTTAACAACGATGCGTAGTTACTTAGAAGCACTTACTGATGGAGCATGGCAAGATCCAAATATTGCACCGCAATTTTTAACGGTTACACAAGAGGAAACAGAAAGAATGATCAGGCTTGTAAATGCATTGTTACAACTATCTAAACTAGATAGTACAGAACATCGCTTAATGAAGGAATGGGTCGACTTTACTGACTTCTTTAATAACGTTATCGATCGCTTTGAAATGTCTAAAGAGCAAAATGTAAGCTTCAAACGATCTTTCTCTAAAAAATCTCGATTTATTGATATGGATACAGACAAAATTACACAAGTTTTATATAACATTATTTCCAATGCACTAAAATATTCGCCAGAAGGTGGTACAGTAACATATCGCCTACGTGACCGCGGGGAGTTACTAGAGATTAGTGTGAGTGATCAAGGAATGGGAATTCCGAAAGAAAATGTAGATAAAATATTTGAACGTTTTTATCGTGTAGATAAAGCGCGTTCGAGACAAATGGGTGGTACAGGTCTTGGGTTAGCTATTGCGAAAGAAATGATTGAGGCACATGGCGGCTCGATTTGGGCGAAAAGTGAGGAAGGAAAAGGGACAACTATTTATTTCACATTGCCAATGGCGACAGATGAAGAGGACGATTGGGAATGA
- a CDS encoding YycH family regulatory protein, translated as MSMENFKTIVLINLVVISLFLTFNLWTYVPDSTSMQNTKFVQGNEDINQVKISEVVRPSSVVIHKEKNHYVSEKKANVDSIYKILENGELHDFREITGTVPKGDFLSYVHGEEKIEFVFPTNIPLDTIKDMFNIKDKNIESNRSFNRIIIDPSRSKDQEIKVSFVSCDTPHKIYQATLSGAYIKDIINAQNQLITVARPYFEYQINDTKKLFLPDGITELSKVEYITAKLEVDPFKNALFSDPRYLSPISEKEKETFTDGIRSMEIDKLDAMLKYKNSAVHGDKSTDNAVILQKSFDFVSGHSGSLKSYRFDYINGRKTSFRLYEDGLPVFNANGIAELKQVWGSGEIMQYERPFFEFSITLPSKQQTTSLASGHTVMTSLENNPEIDKKSIQDVGIGYKMSLEPSISDVRIAVLQPIWYVKCEEDGKQQIYEWSEGGLNGLGSN; from the coding sequence ATGAGTATGGAAAACTTTAAAACGATAGTTCTAATTAATTTGGTTGTCATTAGTCTATTTCTTACTTTTAACTTATGGACATATGTTCCTGATTCCACTTCTATGCAAAATACCAAGTTCGTTCAAGGTAACGAAGATATAAATCAGGTAAAGATTTCGGAGGTTGTTCGCCCATCCTCTGTCGTTATTCATAAAGAGAAAAATCATTATGTAAGCGAAAAGAAGGCAAATGTGGATTCAATCTATAAAATTCTTGAAAACGGAGAATTACATGATTTTAGGGAAATAACGGGGACAGTCCCTAAAGGTGATTTTCTGTCTTATGTACACGGAGAAGAAAAAATTGAATTTGTTTTTCCTACAAATATCCCGTTAGATACGATTAAAGATATGTTTAATATTAAAGATAAAAACATAGAAAGTAACAGAAGTTTTAATCGTATTATAATTGATCCTTCTAGAAGTAAGGACCAAGAAATTAAAGTTAGCTTTGTTTCCTGTGATACTCCTCATAAAATATATCAAGCAACATTGAGTGGTGCTTATATAAAGGATATTATAAATGCTCAAAATCAACTTATAACAGTAGCAAGACCATATTTTGAATATCAAATAAATGATACAAAAAAACTTTTTTTACCAGATGGGATTACGGAATTAAGTAAGGTAGAGTATATTACAGCTAAACTAGAAGTGGATCCATTCAAAAATGCTTTATTTAGTGATCCACGTTATTTAAGTCCTATTTCTGAGAAAGAAAAGGAAACATTTACGGATGGCATCCGTTCTATGGAAATTGATAAGTTGGATGCAATGTTGAAATATAAAAATTCCGCTGTACATGGTGATAAATCTACGGATAATGCGGTAATTTTACAAAAAAGTTTTGACTTTGTAAGTGGGCATAGTGGATCCTTGAAGTCCTATCGTTTTGATTATATTAATGGGAGAAAAACTTCATTCCGTTTGTATGAGGATGGTTTGCCTGTATTTAATGCAAATGGAATAGCGGAATTAAAACAAGTATGGGGTTCAGGTGAAATTATGCAGTATGAAAGACCCTTTTTTGAGTTCAGTATTACTTTGCCTAGTAAACAACAAACAACTTCTCTTGCATCAGGTCATACAGTGATGACATCACTAGAGAATAATCCAGAAATTGATAAAAAATCAATTCAGGATGTTGGTATTGGTTATAAAATGTCATTGGAACCTTCCATTAGTGATGTGAGAATCGCTGTCTTACAGCCGATATGGTATGTAAAATGTGAAGAAGATGGTAAGCAACAAATATATGAGTGGAGTGAGGGGGGACTAAATGGATTGGGATCGAATTAA